From a single Ailuropoda melanoleuca isolate Jingjing chromosome 12, ASM200744v2, whole genome shotgun sequence genomic region:
- the SIRT4 gene encoding NAD-dependent protein lipoamidase sirtuin-4, mitochondrial, producing MSFGLTFRAAKGRWMVRSSQQCSRGCTGLFVPPCPPLDPEKVRELQRFVTLSKRLLVMTGAGISTESGIPDYRSEKVGLYARTDRKPIQHGDFLRSAPVRQRYWARNFVGWPRFSSLQPNPAHWALSNWERLGKLYWLVTQNVDALHTKAGSQRLTELHGCMHRVLCLDCGEQIPRRALQERFEALNPTWSAEAHGLAPDGDVFLTEEQVQSFQVPSCARCGGPLKPDVVFFGDTVNPDKVDFVRRRVKEADSLLVVGSSLQVYSGYRFILTAREKQLPIAILNIGPTRSDDLACLKLDCPCGELLPLIDPH from the exons ATGAGTTTTGGGTTGACTTTCAGGGCAGCAAAAGGCCGCTGGATGGTGAGGAGCAGCCAGCAGTGCTCACGTGGATGCACTGGGTTATTTGTGCCACCATGTCCTCCTCTGGACCCTGAGAAGGTCAGAGAGTTGCAGCGCTTCGTCACTCTTTCCAAGAGACTCCTAGTGATGACTGGAGCAGGAATCTCCACCGAGTCGGGGATCCCAGACTACAGGTCAGAAAAGGTGGGACTCTATGCCCGCACTGACCGGAAACCCATTCAGCATGGGGATTTTCTGCGGAGTGCTCCAGTCCGCCAGCGGTACTGGGCGAGAAACTTTGTAGGCTGGCCTCGgttctcctccctccagcctaACCCTGCACATTGGGCTTTGAGCAACTGGGAGAGACTTGGAAAGCTGTACTGGTTGGTGACCCAAAATGTGGATGCCCTGCACACGAAAGCAGGGAGTCAGCGCCTCACAGAACTCCATGGATGCATGCACAG GGTCCTTTGCTTGGACTGTGGTGAACAGATTCCCCGCAGGGCACTGCAAGAGCGTTTTGAAGCCCTGAACCCCACCTGGAGTGCCGAGGCCCATGGCCTGGCGCCTGATGGCGACGTCTTTCTCACAGAGGAGCAGGTACAGAGCTTTCAGGTCCCGTCCTGCGCTCGATGTGGAGGTCCCCTGAAACCAGACGTCGTTTTCTTCGGGGACACAGTGAACCCTGACAAGGTTGACTTTGTGCGCAGGCGTGTAaaagaagctgactccctgttGGTAGTGGGATCGTCCTTGCAG GTGTACTCCGGCTACAGGTTTATCCTCACTGCCCGAGAGAAGCAGCTCCCAATTGCAATACTGAACATTGGGCCCACACGGTCCGACGACTTGGCATGCCTGAAACTGGATTGTCCTTGTGGAGAATTGCTGCCTTTGATAGACCCACACTGA
- the PLA2G1B gene encoding phospholipase A2: MKFLVLAALLTVAAADGDISPRAVWQFRNMIKCTIPGSDPLKDYNDYGCYCGLGGSGTPVDELDKCCQTHDNCYTEAKELDSCKFLLDNPYTKTYSYSCSGPEITCSEKNGACQAFICNCDRSAAICFSKAPYNKEHKNLDTKKYCKD, translated from the exons ATGAAATTCCTTGTACTGGCTGCTCTGCTCACAG TGGCCGCTGCCGATGGGGACATCAGCCCGCGGGCAGTGTGGCAGTTCCGCAACATGATCAAGTGCACGATCCCCGGGAGTGACCCCCTGAAGGATTACAACGACTACGGCTGCTACTGTGGCCTGGGTGGATCCGGCACCCCTGTGGATGAACTGGACAA GTGTTGCCAGACGCACGACAACTGCTACACAGAAGCCAAGGAACTGGACAGCTGTAAATTCCTCCTGGATAACCCCTACACCAAAACCTACTCATACTCATGCTCTGGCCCCGAGATCACCTGCAGCG aaaaaaacGGAGCCTGTCAGGCTTTCATCTGTAACTGTGACCGCAGTGCTGCCATCTGCTTTTCAAAGGCCCCATATAACAAGGAGCACAAGAATCTTGACACCAAGAAGTACTGTAAGGATTGA